The Streptomyces sp. ALI-76-A nucleotide sequence GCCGCCCGCACGCGATCATCAGCTACGTGCCCGGCCGCTTCGGCCAGTGCACCACCAACTACGTCACCGCCCGGACGGCCAACGGACGCGCCTTCCACGTCCGCAGGAACGCCTCCGGCACCTGGCAGAAGACCGAGATCCCGGTCCCCCTCAACTCCAGCCAGCGCACCCGGCTGGTCCTGGACAAGTACGACAACGCGTACGCGGTCCTCCCCTTCGGCCGGATCGCCGCGGCGTCGGCGGCCTCCGGTTACACCGACTGGAAGCTCCTGTTCGACGGCAGCGGCCTCAACGCCTTCGGCGAGGTCCTGGTCGACGAGATGCGGGTCAGGTCCGGCAATGTGCTGTCGGTCATGTACCAGGAGAAGTCCAGCGGCACGACCCCCTCGGCGCTGCGCGTCGCCGACTTCGCACTGCCCGCGTGACCGGGGCTGATGTGCGCGGTGATGACGGTAATGTGAGGGCTTTCCGGCCACTTCTCGCCCTCCTGGAGGTCTTTGCCTGATGGGCCAGTCGGTGGGTATCAAGGACGTCGCCCGTGTCGCGGGGGTCTCCGTCGGCACGGTGTCGAACGTCATCAACCGGCCGGACACGGTCGCGACCGAGACCCGGGCCCGGGTGCTGTCCGCGATAGACCGGCTCGGGTACGTCCGCAGCGAGTCCGCGCGCCAGCTGCGCGCGGGCCGCAGCCGGATCATGGGGCTGCTCGTCCTCGACATGGGCAACCCCTTCTTCGTCGACGTCGCGCGCGGTGCCGAACGCGCCGCCCGCGAGGCCGGGCTCGGCGTGATGGTCTGCAACAGCGCCCAGAACGCGGGCGAGGAGGCGGAGTACCTCTCGCTCTTCGCCGAGCAGCGGGTCCGGGGCGTGCTGCTGACCCCCGCGGACGCGACCGGCCGCAACATCGCGTCGTTCCGGCGCCACGGCATCCCCTTCGTCCTGGTGGACCGGGTCGCCGAGGGCACCACCGAGTGCTCGGTCTCCGTGGACGACGTGGCGGGCGGCGCGCTCGCCGTCCGCCATCTCGTGGACGCCGGGCACCGCTCCATCGCGTACGTCAGCGGCCCGCCCGGTCTCAACCAGGTCCGGGACCGGCGTACGGGTGCCCTGAACGCGCTCGCCGAGGCCGGCCTCGGCCCGCAGGCCCTGCGCGAGCTGCCCACCGAGCGGCTCGACGTGGCCGCCGGCCGGGACGCCGGCGCCCGTCTCCTCGGCCTCGCCGACCGCCCGACCGCCGTGTTCTGCGCCAACGACCTGCTCGCCCTGGGCGTCCTTCAGGCCATGTACGCGGCCGGTGTCGGCGTCCCCGACGACCTCGCGATCGTCGGTTACGACGACATCGAGTTCGCCGCCGCGGCGGCGGTTCCGCTCACCTCGGTCCGCCAGCCCGCCGTCACCATGGGCGCCCTGGCCGCCGGGCTGCTGCTGGAGGAGACGGAGGAGGAGACCGCGCCGCGGCAGCACGAGCACCGCAGGGTCGTGCTCCAACCGGAGCTGGTGGTGCGACGCTCCAGCCTCGCGGCGCGCTGAGCGTCCCGGGCGGCCGTCCGCCGACGACCCGACATGCCCGGCCGGAAATTCCGGCATAAGGCGCATCACGTCTGCCCGGCGGCTCTGGAGGCTCGATTCCCGATCCCCACGTCACCCCCGCCCGGTCCCGGCGGACGGCCGTCGCGTCGGCGGTGGCCGCCGTCCTGGCCGGCACTGTCACGCTGGTGTCGTGCGGCCCCGACGACGACACCGGCGGGCCGAGGCGTGCCGAACGCACCGGACGCCGCTCCTTGACGGGCAAACGTTGCCTGCCGCGGCACTGGCCGTCGTCGTCACCATCACCAACAAGACCGACAAGAAGGCGTCGTACGCCGTGCGGGTCGACTTCCTCGACGACTCCGGCAAGGCCGTGGAGAGCCGGTACGTGGGCGCCGAGGACCTGGAACCCGGTGCCCGGGCCCAGCCGCTCGCC carries:
- a CDS encoding LacI family DNA-binding transcriptional regulator, with protein sequence MGQSVGIKDVARVAGVSVGTVSNVINRPDTVATETRARVLSAIDRLGYVRSESARQLRAGRSRIMGLLVLDMGNPFFVDVARGAERAAREAGLGVMVCNSAQNAGEEAEYLSLFAEQRVRGVLLTPADATGRNIASFRRHGIPFVLVDRVAEGTTECSVSVDDVAGGALAVRHLVDAGHRSIAYVSGPPGLNQVRDRRTGALNALAEAGLGPQALRELPTERLDVAAGRDAGARLLGLADRPTAVFCANDLLALGVLQAMYAAGVGVPDDLAIVGYDDIEFAAAAAVPLTSVRQPAVTMGALAAGLLLEETEEETAPRQHEHRRVVLQPELVVRRSSLAAR